The sequence below is a genomic window from Corvus hawaiiensis isolate bCorHaw1 chromosome 17, bCorHaw1.pri.cur, whole genome shotgun sequence.
GTGGTACCACATCTGTGTGATCTGGATTGGGCGCAGGGAGGTCGATCTCAGCTCTGTGGATAATGGAGGAAAAACCAGCCCTGAAAGCCAACCCGTGCTGCTAAACTGTAACTGCAGGGTTTGGAGTCTGTTCCCTTCTTGTTGGAGCAGTCTTGCTCTGCTGAGGCTCAGATGGATGGGAGTGACCTTCAGGAATAGCTGTGCTAATGTTTATTTTATCAGGACCCAGCTCCGAAGCAGCGGAGCTGCTGGTTATTTTTAACCCAGGCGCTGAGCAGCTGGACGCCTGGCGCAGCAGAGCCCAGTAACAAATGCTCTAAAGAGGGGCCCTGCATCATTGCTGGGCTGAGGAATGTTCCTGACAGGGAAGGCAGCGCTGGTTCGTGCTGTTAACTCCTTCAGGATTCCTTGGGGCTCCATGTGCTCTTGGCACTGGTGTTTAGGGGGTTGGTGCTGCCAGACTTGGGGCCTGGCATGGCCTCCACCCCTTGCCCTGAATGCAGGAGGAGAGAACCCCTATTCCTTTCTCTCCTGGAGCTCTTGCCCTGTCCCCATGCCACAGGGTGGGTGCTCTGCTCCTTGGGAAAGCTGCTTGGGCAACTCCTCATCCCTCCCTGTGCTAGACCCCACCTCCCCACTTCTATCCCTACTCTACCCCACAAGAGTCCCAGCCTACCCCACATGGATGCTGGGCAAGGAGTTGCTGGGTCCTGCTGTGGAGAGAGGAAGTGCAAGAAGAACCTTTTTGGGTTATGTTTGAGAAAAGCAGGACAGGGAGATGTGGTGGTTAAAGTTCCAAAGGGTAAGGGGAGATGGCTCATGTGGTTCTCCTGGGGAGTTTTCTTGAAAGGCTTTATTGGCCAAACAATCTGCTGCTGCACGTGAggcctgggctctgctgtgcccaCTCCAGTTccatgctgggagcaggagctggggctggggctgagatGGGTCCTTGGCCTCCCATGGGGAAAGCAGAGCCAGGGTTTGGGGAGTTCTGGCCATGCTTGGGGAAGCAGCAACTGTGTCTGGAGCACTGCACATGGAGATTTTATCTCATACTAAAGATAAACAGAAAGGGAAGTCAGAGAACGGGCTGTCCTTGGTGGGAAACGCTCCCAgctgcccatccagcctgagTCATGGCCGGGATGGGAGACAGCACAATGTCAGGGTGACTGGGACCAGCCAGTGTGAGCGGGGTCCTCCTGTCCCACAGACTGTCCCCCTGGGCCTGTGCATCCCCTGGGGCTGCAGTGACTGTGGGACCCTGTCGGACACCACCATCTCTCTGATGGTTTTCATGGTGTTTGTTTGTAAGAGAAGGGAGGTTCCCACCCTGTTTGTGGGGAGGGTGTGGGAGGGCCCTTCTGGTATGGAAAGTGGTTTACCTTCAGTGAAGCTTTGACCCTGGTTCCAGGTGTGACACAAATCCCCACTCTCCTCCCGCATCCCTGTGCGGGATCCAGCTGCCCCTTcacctgccccaggctgggtggacagctctgcccagagcctGGGTGTGCAAGACCTGTTGGTTTGATCACTTGTAGTGTTCTCTCTCCAGTTCTTTGTGCACGATATGGAACCATTCCTGACAGGGGAGAAGTTACCTGGGAAGGTGCCTTGGGGGCTGAGTGCAGACCACCCTGAGAACACCAGACCAGGCTGATTTGGGGCACAGCGGTTGGCCAATGTGAGGCCAGTGTGGCTGCAGTGCCTGCCACGGCAATGACCCCCCCAcctgtgtgctgggctgggagaacTCACCTCCCATCCACATGGATGCTGGGCAAGGAGTTGCTGGGTCCTGCTGTGGAGAGAGGAAGTGCAAGAAGAGCCAGGTCTGgcttttaaagtgaaaaatagaGTTTTTATTCAGTGTTTGCATAGTTGATTCATATCAAGGTAatgtcccatccctccctgcagcatctgcagtgccaggacagTTATCGAAGCCAATGCCCGGCTGTACCCAAGCAGGTTATTTGCAGTATTTATTTAGATTTGGTTTATAGGTATATGGTGCATAGACAGCTTTGTGCTCACAGTACAAAATCTCTCTCTATAGAGCTGCAGTCAGAGGATGGCAACGGCGGGGGCTGGAGGGGTcgttctgctgctgcctctaTGGAAATGGGCTCTgtgtgccagggctgccagcacgGCACAGAGGAGGGGGCTGGCACGGGGGTCCCGGtgtgcccagtgctgggggaCAGGCGGGACAAGGATGTTCCACCCCACAGGGTGAGAGAACAGTGGTGAAGTGAGCGACTGCCACAGCAGCCCGCAGACCCCAGCAGCCCCTTTGTCGTGTCCATGCTCTCAGGGAGGAGCGTGGCATCACTGCCACTGTGCCGGGGTCAGGCTGGGCTCTGGCCGTCATCCTTCTGGGGCCACCTTGGGCTAAAGCGGGTGGGGGGCCAGCGAGGCAGGgtttctgcagctggagggCCACGGTAGCTGCTCACATGGGCTGGGGTGCGATGATGACGTTGCGGTAGCTTTTCACCCCCGTCAGCTGGTCACTCTCAAAGTCCACCATCAGCTTCTGCAGCCCCGACAGCCGCGGCATCAGATCCATCCGGAATTTGGCCTCCGCCTGCGGCTCCAGCGGCTCCTCActgtgggagggcagggagTCATTGTGGCCCTTGTCCGAGCCCCTTGTCACCCTCCCAGGGCCCACGGTGCCGCAGGCCCCTGGTAAGCAGGGACCCTGTGGGGTGGCCCAACCCCTTCCCCAGTGAGGTGTGGGCTAGGGATGCTCTGAACAGGGACCAGCATAgccctggctcctgctgtgccCCATGACTGCCCTCCCTGGGGGCTCCAGACACAAAAATCCAccccattcccaacatcccagccagGTGAAGCAGGAAAAGCTCTTACAGCTCCTTGACAAAGTGCCCGTCGGTGAGGCCGGTGCCCTCCACCACGAACACGCAGCCATTCAGGGGCACCGCGAGGGGGTTCACCAGGCTGATCTCTGCCACCAGCTTCCGATTCTGCATCGGCTCTCCTAAAATCTGCAAGCAGGAAAGGTTGGACCCCAAGCACCACTGATCCTGGGAGCCATGGTGCTCCCCCTGCCTTGGGGCTGAGGCAGGACCATAGGAGGATGCAGGTCCCAGGGGATGCAGCCCTGCTCAGTTAAGCTCAGTGAAGCAGGACCTGCTGCCCAAGCCCCAGGGGCAACCCCCCAGATGATCACAGCAACTCATTCCCCTCAGAcctgcctgggatgggacaTTGGACCCTTACCCTGATCTTGATCTTTGGATTCTCAACATAAATATCCCTGACAGCCACGAGGATGTCGCCTGTCTGGTGATCATTCAGGAGAGCCACCACCTTGATGAGGTTGTCCTGGGTCAGTTTGTCCCTGTACTCTTCGTACAGGATGCGCAGGGGCACCCTCTTCTCTGGaaggggaagcagagagggGTCAacacccacagcagctccagcccagaaCCCACAGTCCTGCACTGACACCcggctgctgctggcatggTTTGGGCTCCTAGCTTCTCCATGTGCCTTTCAAGGACAGGGGAACCGGGgttcctgcagggctggggctccaATACTGAGGGCCAGAAGGGACGTTCAGGGTGTGGGGATGGGAAGGAGCCATGTCCCACGGCAAGGCTCCAGGGTCACACCTGCACCAGGGGTCCAGAGTGTCAGCCCTTGGCAGCCAATGTGGGCACTGGGAGGCAGCCTGGGCCCTGGCAGCTGCCCTCACTCAGCCCTCAGTGCTGTTTATCTGAAAGTCCTTCGGGGATGGGGCTGTCCAGggggaaggacagggaaggaGGCTGAAGGCAACCAGTGGCAGAGTTGCCTGGAACAAAGAGCCCAGAGTAGCTGTGACCATGAGAAATGGAGCCTGGCATTCCCAAGGCAGGATCTGAAGTGCCATAGCATCAGCTGAGgctgtggggagaggaagaagCTTGGCTTCCCGCACTGGCACAAAGTGCTGGGGTGCCCTAAAGGATGCAGTCTGGGAAGTCCTGAGGTCTATATTctgaggcaggagctgagggtAGAAGTTTCAGGAACTCGTAATTAatgtttcagagaaaatgaTGATGGATCAACTTTTGGACAGGAATGTTAAGTACCCCAAAGGCCACAGGGCTCCTCTAGCAGGGTGAGCACGTGTCCCCACTcccccatccagccctgcaAAAGGTGCCAAGTACCTGCTAGTGCTTCTGCCAGCATGAGCAGAGGCACATCCCTCTCCCCTCCGTGGTGGCAAGAGCCAGCACATTCCTCATGCCTGTGAAGCAGCTCAACACCTGGCAGAGTGCCAAGCTCTTCGTTTTAGAGGACCAGTGAGGAGCAGGGCTCAGTGTAGGGTAAACATTTGGCTGTTCCAGGACAGCAGATGTGTGGACTTTCCAAACCCTGAAGGGTCTCTGGCAAACTCACATAGACCCAAACTTGTGCTTAACGACCAGATGGTGACGTTCACGTGTGGCAGGGGCGAGGGAGGTTCGGGGGCCGTGCCAGGACAGCTCTGTAGTCGAATGCCCACCCAGGGAGACACCAAGAACTTCAGCATTGCTGGCCAGCAAACTCAGTGCTTCTCACTTCCTCCAGCCTGGGACCATGCACTCAGGGCTGAGCCGGGCCAGTCCTGCTTTCCCTGATGTGGGAAGATCCCACCAGAGAGCCCAGCCTAGCCCAAAGACTGTGGGAAAGCAGTAGGGATGCAGACCAGTGCCATGGAGCGCCTGGGGATGGCAGCCTGAGTGTGCCCAGCTCGCTCCCTTGGCATGACAGCTCCAGCAGTAGTGGTTTGTCCAGCTCCAAATGCATTTCCAGCTTCTGCCTGAGCAATTTCCTCATCCTCTCATAATGATTAAAAATCCACAGTGGTTGTTAACTAAGGAGGATGTCCCCACCGAGCAGCTGAACACAGACTGACCTGACCCCGGTCCTGGTGAAGCAACCCCTTCACCACCAGTGGGTCTCTTACCTGCCCTGGGCTCAATGTCGATGTCAGCTGGGTCCGTGAGGCCGCACAGGGGCCCGACGGTGCCGTTGTGGCTGGTGGCGCGGGCGCACAGCGTCACCCTGCAGACACGCTCCTCGTCTGTGTTGTTGCTGACGACGGCAAAGACATCGAAGTCGCTGCCCTTGTTTGCACCCTCTGACACCTTGATCCTGAGGTGCAgcccctcatcctcctccccGATGGACTTCTTCTGATGCTCTGCTTTCTCAAACACCGCCCGCTCCTCCTCAGACCCTGCGGTGCACAAAATCCCTGTGATTCCCTGGAGTACGGGGAGGGCCTGGTCTGGGCTGTTCTGCCCTGAGCCCTGAAGCCCTCCTGCTGTGGTTGTTTCCCAGCAGCGACATCCCTCCCTGCACATCTCTGCCCCTGAAACCCTCCATACCCTCCGGGTATTTGTAGTTGTGGGTGATGTCCTCCCGGCTGTCCCTGCCTACGCTCTTGGTGCTGATGTGCTTCCCCACATCTGAGGATCGGATGCTCTGCTTCTCCATCCCGTCGCCCTGCACCACCCAGTACACCACGTCGGCGTTCACCTCCGCAAAGATGAAGGGGATGTCGTACTTGAGCTGCATGTCACCCTCTTTGATGGCTTTGACGGGGGCTGGCCCGCAGCAGTAAACTCCTGCATGGAGTAGAGCCACTGTCACCACCCCAGGGTTCAGCCACAAGGGGTGGCTGTGGTGGGGAGACCCAGCGCTGTCAGGGTGTGAGGTGGATGGAGCTTCTGTGTGGAGCACGTTGTACCTTCACTCTTCTCCTGGGGCGTCGGGTCCAGCGCCTGCCACCCATCATAGCCAGCTGCCAGGTCTGGACGGGCCATCCATGACTCCACCCAGCAGTGGAAGTTCCTGCAAGGGAAACCAGGAGG
It includes:
- the TGM2 gene encoding protein-glutamine gamma-glutamyltransferase 2, with the translated sequence MAEELVLETWDLHCDRNGQEHRTADMGCKVLVVRRGQPFTITLRFSGRGYEEGVDKLAFNVATGPCPNETSGTSFHFVMTDCPEESCWSAVNQQQDGESLSVSLCSPPNACIGRYSMTLETRTDYQGSSFQIGDFVLLFNPWHPEDTVFMRDENERREYVLSQHGLIYQGTCDYIFSIPWNFGQFEDEILDICLNMLDINPKHLRDQNRDCSRRNDPVYIGRVVSAMVNCNDEDRGVLFGRWDNRYEDGMSPMAWIGSVDILKRWKKFGCQPVKYGQCWVFAAVACTVMRCLGVPSRVVTNYNSAHDTNANLTIDRYVNEKGEQERSSWDKIWNFHCWVESWMARPDLAAGYDGWQALDPTPQEKSEGVYCCGPAPVKAIKEGDMQLKYDIPFIFAEVNADVVYWVVQGDGMEKQSIRSSDVGKHISTKSVGRDSREDITHNYKYPEGSEEERAVFEKAEHQKKSIGEEDEGLHLRIKVSEGANKGSDFDVFAVVSNNTDEERVCRVTLCARATSHNGTVGPLCGLTDPADIDIEPRAEKRVPLRILYEEYRDKLTQDNLIKVVALLNDHQTGDILVAVRDIYVENPKIKIRILGEPMQNRKLVAEISLVNPLAVPLNGCVFVVEGTGLTDGHFVKELEEPLEPQAEAKFRMDLMPRLSGLQKLMVDFESDQLTGVKSYRNVIIAPQPM